A window of Longimicrobiales bacterium genomic DNA:
GCTCCGGCCGGAGAGGACTGCTAGAAGATCGCGTTCGCGGCGTATGCGCCGATGTACGCCAGGACGAGCATATACCCGAACTGCAGCGCAGGCCACTTCCAGCCGCCGGTCTCGCGCTTGACGGTCGCGATGGTGGACATGCACTGCAGCGCGAAGGCGAAGAAGACGAGGAGGGCCACCGCACCACCAAAGTCGAGATCCTGCTTCAGCGAGTCCTGGATCTCGATCGATCCTTCATCGGCGTTCTCGACACCATAGATCGTGCCGAGCGTGCCGACGATCACCTCGCGCGCGGCCAGCGAGGAGATAAGACCGACGCCGATCTTCCAGTTGAAGCCCAGGGGCTCGATGGCCGGCTCGATCACGTGTCCTGCACGGCCCAGCGCGCTCTGCTCCAGCGGCGGCGCCTCGCCGCCGACACGCGGCACCTGCATCAGCACCCAGAGCGCCACCGTGACACCCAGGATGATGCGGCCGATGCGCATCAGGAAGACGCGGCTGCGGTCGAGCAGGCGCAGCAGGATGGAGCGCAGCGTCGGAATGCGGTACGGCGGCAGCTCCATCACGAAGTGGGCGGCCCGCCCCCGCAGCAGCGTGCCCTTCAGAACGAACGCCGTGAACACCGCCGCCGTCGCACCGAGCAGGTAAAGGCCGAGCAGCGTCGCCGCGCGCGTGCCCAGGAACGGCCCGAGCAGCGGCCGCTCGGGAATGAACGCGGCGATCAGCATCGCGTACACCGGCAGGCGCGCCGAGCACGTCATGAACGGCACGACGAAGATCGTGGCGAGCCGATCACGCTCGTCCGGGATCGTGCGTGCGGCCATGATCGCCGGGACCGCGCAGGCGAAGCCCGAAAGCAGCGGCAGGAACGCGCGTCCCTGCAGCCCGACGCGGTGCATCGAGCGGTCCGCAATCACGGCCGCGCGCGCCATGTACCCGGAATCCTCGAGCAGGCCGAGGAAGAAGAACAGGATCAGGATCTGTGGCAGGAACACGATGACACTGCCGACGCCCATCCACACGCCGTCGACCAGCAGCGATCGCCACCAGGTGTCCGGCATCAGCGCGCGAGCCCACTCACCCGACGTCGCGACCAGAGCTTCCACGCCATCCATGAGCGGCGTGGCCCACGCGAAGATCGCCTGGAAGACCAGCGCGACCAGCACCGCGAAGATCGCTGGACCGGCAATGCGGTGCAGCAGCACGGAGTCCAGCCGGTCCGTCAGCTTCGGACTCGCCGGCGCGACGTAGCCCGACCGCTGCGTCGCAATGCGCACACGCCCGCGCCGCGTGACGAACACGTCCACCACCGGCAGATCGATCCGGCGCGGTGACTGTGCCCCGAGGCCATCGGGGTGTACGCCGCCGTTTGCATCCGGCGCTGCGCTGCCATTCGCGCCCGGCGTGACGACGTTGCTCGCCGGTGCGTCAGTCGCTTCGGGCATGTCCGTCGCCCCGACACCGGGATGCGACGTCCGCACCTCCACGCGCTCCAGGAACGCGCGCACACGGTCGACGCCCTGGCCACTGCGTGCGGAGGCGGATACGACCTCGAGACCGAGCTGCTCGGCCAGATCCTGCTCGTTCACCTGGCCGCCGCCCGCCGCCAGCTCGTCCGCCATGTTCAGCACGAGCAGCGTCGGCAGCCCCGCCTCCAGCACCGGCTCGACCAGCATGAGCTGCGACTCCAGGCGCGTGGAGTCCACGATCAGGATGACTGCGTCCGGAGACGGCAGACCGGGCAGTCGCCCGGCCAGCGCGTCGCGCGTGACACGCTCGTCCAGCGACTTCGCCGAGAAGCCGTGCAGGCCCGGAAGGTCGATGAGTGTTACGGAGCGGTGATCACCGAGGTGGACGTCGCCCAGCTTCTTCTCGACCGTGACGCCCGGATAGTTGGCCACCTTCTGGCGCAATCCGGTCAGCCGGTTGAACAGCGTGGATTTTCCGGAGTTCGGCGGCCCGATCAGGGCGACCAGCGGCGATCGGGCAGGAGACGGGGTCGGGGTGGCAGCCGGCGGTCCGGCGGCCCCGGAGCGGAGCTCGGCGGTGCCCGGCATGCCAGACGGCTCAGGCCTCGGCCGTGAGCTTGACGCAGAGACAGCCCGCCGTCTCGCGGCGCACCGCGATCAGCAGCCCGTCGACCAGGAGGATCGGGTCACCCGAGGGCGAGCGGCGCACCGGACACATCCGGCAGCCCGGCAGGATCCCGCGCTCCAGCAACGGCTCGACCTCGTCCGCCGGCAGGTCGATGCTGACCAGCTCCACCGTCTGCCGCAGCGGGACATCCGGCAGCGTCATCGAGGCCGCGTCCACCGTGGCGGTGAGGCGCGTCCGGTTCCGTCGGAATTGAGCCGCAAAGCGGCGGACGAGCGTTTGCATGCGACCGAGAGTTTGAGAATCGTTCTCAACCAAGGTGGCGGCCGAAGGGCCGAGCGTCAAGGGACGACCGCGACAGCGATGTGGTGGATTGCCCTACCGGCGAGGGCCCGCGTGGGCCGGGCGCCCGGGCGGCCTAGTCCATGACGGCCAGCGCCCGGTTCCTGAGCTGCTGGCCGTAGCGGCGGCGGTACTCGACCTTGCGCTCGATCAGCTCGACGACGGCCGGCCCGAAGTCCACGCCCTCCAGCCTGCCGGCGGCGTTGAGTCCGCCTGCGCTGATCGCGTTGATCTCTACCAGCTTGTCGCCGACGATGTCGATGCCGGCGTCGAAGATGCCGTCGGCGAGGAGTCGCGGGCGGACGGCCTCGGCGATCTCGAGGATGCGGGGTGTGATCTCTGCTTTGGCCGGCTTGCCACCGGCGGTCATGTTGCTGCGAAAATCTCCTTCCGCGTTGACTCGGCGCAGTGCGGCATACTTGCCGTCGACGATCAGCGGCTTGCCATTGAACAGGAACAGGCGGACGTCGCCATCGCGTGCGGCGGGCAGATACTCCTGCGCGATGATGTAGCTGGAGCGGGAGAGTGATTCGACGATCTGTTTCATGTTGGTGTCGTCGCGGTCGAGCAGGTACACGTCCTGTCCGCCGTAGCCGCGCACCGGCTTGAGCACGATGCGCTTCTTCTGCTCGTCGTAGAAGCGTCGCACCTCGTCGTAGTTGCGTGTGATGATGGAGCGTGGCCGTACGGACTCCGGGAACTGCTCGAGGTACATCTTGTTGACCGCATACGAGAGCGTGTGCGGGTGGCTGAGCACGATGACGCCGTGCAGCACGGCCATCTGGCCGAATACGATGCCGGCATCGACTTCCCACGGCCGGTTCGCGAGCTGCTCCACCGGATTGTAGCGCAGGTAGAGCACATCGAGATCTTCGGTCTGGATGGTGGTGCGCGGCTTGTCGGCTCCCTGGATCGCGGCGAGGAACGCCTCCTGCCTTTCGGCCCCGCCGCGGGGCGCCTTGCGTGCCACGGCGGATATCCGGCCGTCCGAATGATACGTCAACTCACCGACGCCGATCATGTAGACGGTGTGGCCGGCGCGCGCGATCGCCCGTGCGATCACGGTCGTGGCGGCGGCGGGCACCTCGGTATCGACGTCGTTCACGACGACGCCGATGGTCATTCTGCCTCGGGGCATATCATCTCCGTCAGGGTGATGCCGCTGCGGAGCGCATCCAGTCGCTCTCGTGCCGCGCTGTCCTCCAGCACGCGCGGCCTGAGCGGCGGGTCGCGCAGGATGCGGCGGTAACGCAGCTCCCGGATGATCGGGATGTGTTTCTGCGCGATCTTGCCGATGTACAGGGACTCGAGCTGCACACCCTTGCGCAGCAGTGTGAGCAGCTCGATGAGCCCGCGCAGGTAGATGAAGTCGCGCGTGAAGCCGCCGGACTGATGCACGCGCAGCGTGATGTGCCAGGCGCCGTTCGGCGTGTAGCCGTGCTCGTCGCACAGCAGGCGGAACGTGTCCACGAAGGATGCGCCGTCCTCGACCGATCGTGCGGCGACGACGCGCGCGGCGAGGAGTCGCATGCGTGTGCGGTCGAGTCCGCCTGCCAGGTACTCGGCGAGCACGGCGAGGCCTTCCTGCAGCTCGTCGTAGCCGGCGAGGCCGAGTGAGAGCTGCTCGAGCGGCTGCGCGCTGCCGTTCACGTACGTGAGCACGTGCGTGCCCACCTCGTGGTGGAGCAGCGGCGTGACGCGGGCGGGGTCGAGCCGCAGATCCTGCCCGATCAGCAGGTTGCCACGCGACACCATCAGGCCGCTCACGTCCGGCCGGATCTCCGCGGTGGTCGCCAGCGGAGGGTAACGCGTGCGGTAATGGTCGAGCTCTGCGATTGCCCGATCGCGGAACGCACGGGCGTCGACGGTCGTGCGCGCGCGCCGTCGCGCGGTGGGCACGGTCGCGAGCAGGTCACGGGCGGCGTCGAGCAGTGAGTCGGATACAGTGCCGTACAGGCGCTGGCTGCTGAAGCGGAAATCATCGGAGCCGCGCTCACCGATCATGGTGAGCAGCGTGTCCAGCTCG
This region includes:
- a CDS encoding FeoA family protein translates to MTLPDVPLRQTVELVSIDLPADEVEPLLERGILPGCRMCPVRRSPSGDPILLVDGLLIAVRRETAGCLCVKLTAEA
- the feoB gene encoding ferrous iron transport protein B gives rise to the protein MPGTAELRSGAAGPPAATPTPSPARSPLVALIGPPNSGKSTLFNRLTGLRQKVANYPGVTVEKKLGDVHLGDHRSVTLIDLPGLHGFSAKSLDERVTRDALAGRLPGLPSPDAVILIVDSTRLESQLMLVEPVLEAGLPTLLVLNMADELAAGGGQVNEQDLAEQLGLEVVSASARSGQGVDRVRAFLERVEVRTSHPGVGATDMPEATDAPASNVVTPGANGSAAPDANGGVHPDGLGAQSPRRIDLPVVDVFVTRRGRVRIATQRSGYVAPASPKLTDRLDSVLLHRIAGPAIFAVLVALVFQAIFAWATPLMDGVEALVATSGEWARALMPDTWWRSLLVDGVWMGVGSVIVFLPQILILFFFLGLLEDSGYMARAAVIADRSMHRVGLQGRAFLPLLSGFACAVPAIMAARTIPDERDRLATIFVVPFMTCSARLPVYAMLIAAFIPERPLLGPFLGTRAATLLGLYLLGATAAVFTAFVLKGTLLRGRAAHFVMELPPYRIPTLRSILLRLLDRSRVFLMRIGRIILGVTVALWVLMQVPRVGGEAPPLEQSALGRAGHVIEPAIEPLGFNWKIGVGLISSLAAREVIVGTLGTIYGVENADEGSIEIQDSLKQDLDFGGAVALLVFFAFALQCMSTIATVKRETGGWKWPALQFGYMLVLAYIGAYAANAIF